In Cryptomeria japonica chromosome 5, Sugi_1.0, whole genome shotgun sequence, the genomic window taatgttcataattatttgaaaccccttcaatagttatcatttcatttaatgggTGCACTATTGAATGGTGTCtgtctatttataatgccaaaataattacaaagaatgcaaaaaaaaatgattattgttcataattattcaaaaccccttcatCATTTATGATTTCACTTTATGGGTACAATGTTACTACCTTCCCGCATACACGTTATGAGCTCACTTGGCACAAATTACTGCCAACTACATAATCATTATATTTTGTGCAAGTTGATTTGTATTAAAATTGGAAATGTAtcagtagtttttttttttttttacttctttATGATCAACGACACATTCGGTTGTTAACATGTATTGGTGTTCAATTAAATATGTATTggtattttttaaattatgtactgacaaaaatatttgtattttttggGGGGTCAATATGGCAATAAGTGTGCGGGTATTGGAACTATGTCAaatattggtgctcttcccctagcaaCTACCTTAGAAAATCTTCGAAAACTTAGTTAGAAAAAGGGTATCCAACTCCGCATAATAGACCAAGACATCATTACCCTTTGTACATTGTAATAGACATGTGATTAATTattatgatctacaatgacttCAACCCCTAACCAACTAGCCAACTAAATTGATTGTGATTAAATATTTAGACAACGTTTATGAAAATGAGTGCCATGGTTGACTTAGTAGGTTAGATCATTGTAAATCTCAATTCATGATATAGAGGGTAAAAGTCAAATGGTTGACCTTGACATCTTTGTTTTAGGATGGTAGCAATCACACAAAACGCCATCACAAGATAATTTCAATAAATTTAACTAGAATGTTCATCTTACCGTAAATGAAAAGTACTTCAGTACTTCAGTTTTGGTGAAGTTGGTAATTAACAGAAAAAAGACAACAGACTGCACTTAACATCAACAGAATCTCAATCAATTTAAACTTTGCCCTTCAATTCGACAATTTCGTCAGATGCCAGGCCTTAACATTTTGAAAATTAGACGGCAAATTTCTTAAAAATAACAATTGTGTACAAGACGATCTGTACACAGAGCCGGACGGCTAAAATTTATTCCAAGATTATAGAAAAATCAATCCCGACAGTCACATACCGCGGATTGGGAATGTTTGATTACTCTGTTTTCCCTCATTTGGAGATATGGCAGAGCGAATTCATTCATTCCTTACATTTTCTCTTTTCATCTCTGGTACTTTTGAGATTTTTGTACAGATAGGAGCTGTCTTCAAACCGATTTAAACACAGAAATTCGGGCACCCAAACTATAGCAACCAGTGATTAGATCACACTCACATATACTGATACAGAAAACTTATTATGTACATTTGATCGATCAGAACAGGTCACTATTAAATGACCCGCATCAAGAAATCAGGGAATGTAATGTGCTTTGTAGTTAGTATTTGGGTTATACTTGGATTCAATTTCTCTGTACAAATTCCATACTCGTTTGTAGAAACAGAGGAGAAGCATCAAAAGCAGAGGAGCCATGACCGACTTGTATGGCAGGCCATGTTGCAGAGGAGGGGAATTGTGACCCATCTTAAAAACATCCCAAGCAGTGAATCCCCAAGCCAATAACTCAAGTCCCCAACGGGCCAAACTGATGAAACGTTCAGCATTTCCATCATTCCACCATAGCCCATAGGCGAGGCGCGAAAGCAGTCCAGAGAAAACCACAAAACTCCCATATGACCATGCCCTGTAGAAGAAAGTCCCTCCTGCCACAAGGGGCTCTTTCCTGCATATACAAGACCTGCAAATCCCAGATGACATGGACATTGAAGCTTCCACCCCTGTATAATAAGGCAGAGTGACTGCATCCACATAGAGACTCCCATGTAACATACCCACAGCCATGGAGACCTCAAAAACCACAGCATTCAGATTCTTGGAAACTCCATTGATTTCATAGCCAGTGAATCCCAGAGCAGAGATATGAAGCAGTTTAAGCCATGCAGGGGCCATGTAGGCCATAGGGAAAACTGAATTGATTCTATGCCCTTTTGCCATTACAAGCAGAGACAGGGGAAGTAGCAGAGGACCAGATGGAACCCAATATCTGGCCTTCCCCCTACTGAAATCTTGCCCAAATAATCTCCCTCTCACTTCCCATATCATCACCCCACTCAAACACAGGCATAAAGCTGCTGCCAAAAGCACTGCAAACCAGTCCACAACAGCCAAGTAATTGCCTGGATATGTAGTATTGCAGTAATAGTGATAGGGGCAGTTTATTGTATCTAGAGTTTCTTCTACCTGCCATACCTTACATTTCAGAAAAGTCTTGGACAAGTACCGCCATTGTTTAGCATCCTCAAGAACTCCTAAATTTCCATTCTCTCCCCACAATGATTGAGTTCGCCCTGATACAGCTCCTGCACAAAATACCAGTACCCACAGAGCTTTAGCCATTGAATTAGACATTGAATTCGCCATTCTTCTTACTGGGTTTGTTGAGCACCTTGTAATGGCGACTGGGAAGGTGATTACAGTGTCATGTCCCCATGAATTGTACAGCACAACAGCAACATCAGATCGAGGTTGGGAGGGACATGTCATGTATTGAACAAGTAACAGGGTAGTTTGAATGTAAGGCCTGCTGTAATGTATAAGGAAAGGAATTGTTAAACTATACCTGTCTTCACCAAATACAATCTCTATCATGACAGAGACAAATATGTTTATTCTAATCATTTGGGAATCCGTTGACTGCATCAATAATGAGATACATTTGGATTCCAGAGCTCGATCGACGCGGATAAAAGGTAAAGTACTGAATAAAAGACAGGGTATAAAAGAACAAATATGAtcgaatataaaataaatatgccTGTAAAAGATCAAATGTTattgaatataaaataaatatgccTGTAAATTGTGTTGTAGAGTTTCAGCAGCAGCTGATTTGGGAGATTGCAGGAATTAGTCACAATGcggatataatatataataaatagattaaagaagaaatatataacagtttgtttttaaaaaatatagatTGAATGGAAATAGTCTTGAATTTTAATATAAATTGAAGAAAGAAATATATAACAGTTTGTTTTTTAAAATTATGAATTGAATGGAATTAGTCttgaattttaatatatattaaagaaACAAATATATAGCAGTTTATTTTTTCTAATTGAATGGAATTACTTTTAGATATTAATATAGATTAAAGATAgtttattgaattaattttaagaaattcaatttttttagatataaaaataataatatagaaaatttgaaattatgTATGGGTTCATAGATAATTAGTATATGAATCTTCTTGGAAACTTCTAAGTTTGGTGGTATAGGTTTCTAtggtagtgtatatatatatatatatatatatatatatatatatatatatatatatatatatatatatatatatatatatatatatatatatattatttctatGTCAATTAAAATAATATGTAATGTATATCAAAATTACtatatattttttgttaaaatattttCTGATGTTTCATTTATATTCTAAACATTTTTAGTTTAAGTAACTATTCAATTGTTAACATAAACCTATCGGAGGGTTATTTAATGCTCTGCAACTTTCCTGCTCTGCTGTCTTTTGAATTCCCTCAATGGTTGTCATTTCTGCTAGGGAGGGCCCGTCCTCGGGCTTGTCCTCCCTGGATCTTGACCCCCCCCTCCTCTCTTGTAGGTGTGTCTGGATCTGGCTCTTGTGCTGCGTTCCCAGAGTGTTGGGTGGGCTCCCTCAATTGGTGTTGTTGATGCTTGTAATGCGGTGTTGCACGAGGCCCCCTCCTTTGAGAAGATTCCTCTCACGACCTCCAACTTAGATTCTCCTCACAAGGTTCCCAAGTCTGATGATGTGGGGCCTTTTTCTGGGGATGCTCAAGCAAGTACCTGGAAAGGTGCCCTTGTTAGAAATTCTAAGTTAGGGTCATCGACGATGCTGCCTAAGGTAACTGCTGGAGAGGATGGCCCTGAGATTTGTCTCCCCGATAGTATTATGGATAATATCGCTTCCTCCCTACACCTCTGCTTGGTGGGGAGATTCTTAGCCTTTAGACCCACTATAGATATGGTCAGAAGATGGGATGGCTCCAAATGGAAACTAAAAGGTAGCGTCTCTGTCTCTGTTATGTCGAGAGGGATCTTTCTTTTTAGATTCACTGCAGAAGAAGACTTCATTTATATTATGTCTGGTTCGTGGTCTTACAGGAAACACTGCCTTAACTCTCTCTAAATGGAAGTCGAGGTTTGACCCTAGTGTAGACCTCCTTAGACTGGCGCCAGTTTGGATCAGACTCCCTAGCCTTCCTCTGGAGTTCTAGGATGACACCATTTTTAGATGGATCGGTAACTCGTTTGGTCAGTTCGTTGCTGCTAATAATGTGACAATGCAAAAGTCTAGACTTGTTTATGCTTGCCTTTGTGTGAAAGTGGTTGTTAACAACCCCCTCCCTAATTTCATAGCTCTAAAATCCAAATGGGGTAGATGGATGCAGGCTATTGTCTATGAGAACGCCTCCCTTTATAGTCAAAGGTGTGGAAAACATGGTCATGTTATTGATGACTGCCCAACCCTTCAACCTCCAGAGGAAAAGTTGAAGGAGAAGCTATTGTCCCCGGGTGTTGTCAATGTGGAGGAAGCTTAGATTGTTACCCCCCCAACCCCCCGGTTATTGATAATTTTGTGGGTCAAACCATGGAATTGAAGGAAAAAGAGGGTCCTCAAGATACTATTGAGGAGGGATACCCTTTCTTGGAAGGTATTCCCAATATGATGCAAACCCCTGACCCCAAGAAGGCACCTCCCTCCTCGGGAAAATGCTTGGGCCCGAACCTAGAAGATGGAGAGATCTCCCGAACGAAGGTAGAACAAGAAGGTCTGAATGCGAAAGTGTGTTTCAGTGAGAATAAAGGACACAACAAGACCACTCAGCCTGTGCTCATGCAGTTGAATCCCAACACTATGGGAAATAGTGGGGGAAGCATTTGAAGCTCTGGGGTTGGGCCCACGCCTTCCAAAGGGATCATTCTGGATCTGACCTCCTCCTCTTCTACTACTAGATCTACTAGGGAGATCACTTTTCTCTCTCATGAAAGTCATTTTGCCCCATCATCGCCTGTGGCTAAAGAGAAAGGGGAATGGCAGGAACTGAAAATAAAAACTAGAGGAAATAAGAAGGCGGATGTGGGAAACGAATCTAAGCCAGCCAGACCTCTGAGAGGACCCTCAGAACTAAGGTAATGGCCAGGGAAATTGCCAATGGAAGGCAATTAACTCTGGAGACATCTCAAAAaggcaagaaatgaagttcctttcaTGGAACTTAAGGGGTTTAAATAACCCCCAGAAGCAGTATGCTCTTAAGCAAAGCATAGTTACCAACAAGGTTGATATCATTCTAATCTAGGAGGTGAAAATGACTTATCAAAATTTTGCTAAGCTCGTGGACAGTATATGGCTGGGTGCTTCTTTCCATTATGGCGAGGCGGAGGGTGCTTCAAGAGGAATTGCTACTCTATGGAATAAGAGCAAATTGGATGGGAACGCGGTTGACATTTCCCACAACTTTCTTACTACCAGGTTCACTATGAACAACTTCTCTTGGTATTTTttcaacatttatgctcctaatactagaCATGGCTGGGCTCGGGTCTGGGAAGAAATCACTACCTTCATGACTAATAATAGGGAGACTATGTTCATGTTAGTTGGTGACTTTAACACCCCCCTTTTTCCCTTTGAGAAGCTCGGAGGCCTAACTGATTACAATGATAGTATGCTTGACTTTGTTGACTTCATTAGAAATAACGAGTTACTTGATCTTGACCTCCAAGGGAATCCTTTCACCTGGTCTAACAACATAAAAGgctccaatctaattcaagtcaggTTGGATAGGTTTCTAATCTCGGCCAAGTGGAACCTTGGCAACAATTCCTCACTCTTGTCTCTCCCGCGCACTATCTCTGACCATTCCCCGATCCTCCTTTCATGGGTTGACAAGCCAA contains:
- the LOC131043935 gene encoding uncharacterized protein LOC131043935 yields the protein MANSMSNSMAKALWVLVFCAGAVSGRTQSLWGENGNLGVLEDAKQWRYLSKTFLKCKVWQVEETLDTINCPYHYYCNTTYPGNYLAVVDWFAVLLAAALCLCLSGVMIWEVRGRLFGQDFSRGKARYWVPSGPLLLPLSLLVMAKGHRINSVFPMAYMAPAWLKLLHISALGFTGYEINGVSKNLNAVVFEVSMAVGMLHGSLYVDAVTLPYYTGVEASMSMSSGICRSCICRKEPLVAGGTFFYRAWSYGSFVVFSGLLSRLAYGLWWNDGNAERFISLARWGLELLAWGFTAWDVFKMGHNSPPLQHGLPYKSVMAPLLLMLLLCFYKRVWNLYREIESKYNPNTNYKAHYIP